The following nucleotide sequence is from Natronosalvus caseinilyticus.
GACGAACGTTTCCAGGTCGAACCGCTCCACGTCGTCGACATTCTCGAGGTGGCGTCCCAGTTCCTCCGGGAGTTGTCCGGCGAGGTTCTCCGCCTCGCCGGGCTGGATGCGCTCGCTGAGGGTCTCGAGCGTCGCTCGCGTGGTGCTGAGGGCGGCTTCCCGGGAGTCGAGCTGTGCACGGTGTTGAACCTCGCCGATGAGTTCGTCGTACTGCATAGTCGCGGGTTGGACGGTGGTTCAATTCAGCGTACACCCTTCATCTGAAGGCCAGTAACTGACTCCGCGAACCGAAAGACAGTTTTCCCGATCCCGGCAACGGACGGTATGCTCTCGATCGCGCTTGCCGGGAAGCCCAACGCCGGCAAGTCCACGTTCTA
It contains:
- a CDS encoding DUF2267 domain-containing protein, whose protein sequence is MQYDELIGEVQHRAQLDSREAALSTTRATLETLSERIQPGEAENLAGQLPEELGRHLENVDDVERFDLETFVERVAERESLGGDDYEDVAYRSRVVMEVLDEAVTGSVMTELKSQLPDEYDDLFALQETEATAGPDSE